A single region of the Lotus japonicus ecotype B-129 chromosome 4, LjGifu_v1.2 genome encodes:
- the LOC130716158 gene encoding auxin response factor 6-like encodes MKLSSAGFSSPPQEGEKRVLDSELWHACAGPLVSLPAVGSRVVYFPQGHSEQVAVSTNREVDAHIPNYPSLPPQLICQLHNVTMHADTETDEVYVQMTLQPLNPEEQKEGYLPAELGTASKQPTNYFCKILTASDTSTHGGFSVPRRAAEKVFPPLDFSQQPPCQELIARDLHGNEWKFRHIFRGQPKRHLLTTGWSVFVSAKRLVAGDSVLFIWNEKNELLLGIRHANRPQPMMPSSVLSSDSMHLGLLAAAAHAAATNSRFTIFYNPRTSPSEFVIPLAKYVKAVYHTRVSVGMRFRMLFETEESSVRRYMGTITSISDMDSSRWPNSHWRSVKVGWDESTAGERQPRVSLWEIEPLTTFPMYPSPFPLRLKRPWPPGMPSFHGLKDEDFGLNPSLLWLRDADRGLPSLNFQGIGVGPWMQPRLDPSMVNFQSDTYQAMAAAALQDMRALDHSKQRHASLLQFQQPQNIPNQMFQQSQPQQAFPNNQENQHRSPSQAQSQTHFQNHLQHQHSFNDQLQQQLQQQQQVLDHQQISSSVSTMSQFVSAPQSQSQPVQAISSLGHQQCYSDSNGNPVTTTVVSPLHSILGSFPQDETSHLLNLPTRTNSWVPVQPSTASWPSKRVAMDPLLSSGASQCITLPPFPGRECTIEGSADPQNLLFGVNIEPSSLLMHNGMSSLKGISSNSGSSTIPFQSSRYLNTTGNDSSLNPGLTQSIGESGFLQAPENGDQGNSPSRTFVKVYKSGSFGRSLDITKFSNYHELRSELARMFGLEGELEVPVRSGWQLVFVDQENDVLLLGDGPWPEFVNSVGCIKILSPEEMQQMGNNGLGLLNSVPIQRLSNGFSDDYTGPDDPRNSSSGITTVGSLDY; translated from the exons ATGAAACTCTCTTCAGCTGGTTTTAGTTCTCCACCCCAGGAAG GAGAAAAGCGAGTTCTAGATTCAGAACTTTGGCATGCTTGTGCTGGTCCTCTTGTTTCTTTACCAGCTGTAGGAAGCCGCGTAGTCTACTTTCCACAAGGTCACAGTGAACAG GTTGCTGTATCTACCAACAGGGAAGTGGATGCTCACATCCCCAACTATCCAAGTTTACCTCCCCAACTTATCTGTCAACTTCATAATGTGACTATGCAT GCAGATACTGAGACAGACGAAGTATACGTGCAGATGACCTTGCAACCTCTGAATCCT GAAGAGCAGAAGGAGGGATACCTTCCAGCAGAGTTGGGGACAGCGAGTAAACAGCCAACAAATTATTTCTGCAAAATTTTGACGGCCAGTGATACAAGCACTCATGGGGGATTCTCTGTTCCTCGCCGGGCAGCTGAAAAAGTTTTTCCTCCATTG GACTTTTCACAGCAGCCTCCTTGTCAAGAGTTAATTGCAAGGGATTTGCATGGTAATGAATGGAAATTCAGACATATCTTCCGTG gCCAGCCGAAAAGGCATCTACTTACAACAGGATGGAGTGTCTTTGTGAGTGCTAAAAGACTAGTTGCTGGTGATTCTGTGCTGTTTATCTG GAATGAAAAGAATGAATTGCTTCTCGGCATTCGGCATGCTAATAGACCACAACCTATGATGCCTTCATCGGTGCTGTCAAGTGATAGCATGCACTTGGGGCTTCTTGCTGCTGCAGCTCATGCAGCTGCAACAAATAGTCGTTTCACCATTTTCTATAACCCGCG TACTAGCCCATCAGAATTTGTCATACCTTTAGCGAAGTATGTTAAAGCTGTGTATCATACTCGAGTTTCAGTTGGTATGCGCTTCAGGATGCTATTTGAAACAGAGGAATCTAGTGTGCGGCG ATATATGGGCACGATAACTAGCATTAGTGACATGGATTCTTCCCGGTGGCCAAATTCACATTGGCGCTCCGTCAAG GTTGGCTGGGATGAATCCACAGCAGGTGAGAGGCAACCTCGAGTATCTCTATGGGAAATTGAGCCATTAACAACATTTCCAATGTACCCATCTCCATTCCCCCTTAGGCTCAAAAGACCATGGCCTCCAGGAATGCCTTCATTCCATG GCTTGAAGGATGAAGATTTTGGCTTAAATCCTTCTCTATTGTGGCTTCGAGACGCAGATAGAGGACTTCCGTCTCTAAATTTTCAGGGGATTGGTGTTGGTCCTTGGATGCAGCCACGACTTGATCCCTCCATGGTTAATTTCCAATCAGATACATACCAAGCTATGGCTGCAGCTGCACTTCAGGATATGAGGGCTTTAGATCATTCCAAACAGCGTCACGCTTCTTTACTTCAATTTCAGCAACCCCAGAACATCCCGAACCAGATGTTTCAGCAGTCTCAACCTCAGCAGGCCTTTCCAAATAATCAAGAAAATCAACATCGATCTCCATCTCAGGCTCAAAGTCAAACACATTTCCAGAATCATCTACAGCATCAGCACTCATTCAATGATCAGTTGCAGCAACAActgcaacagcaacagcaagtGTTAGATCATCAGCAGATTTCAAGTTCTGTATCTACAATGTCTCAGTTTGTTTCAGCACCTCAATCTCAATCACAACCTGTCCAGGCTATTTCTTCGCTTGGCCATCAGCAATGTTATTCTGATTCTAATGGGAACCCGGTAACTACCACTGTAGTTTCTCCCCTGCATAGTATATTGGGTTCATTTCCCCAAGATGAAACATCTCACCTTCTCAACCTTCCTACTAGAACAAACTCTTGGGTTCCTGTTCAACCTTCTACTGCATCATGGCCCTCCAAGCGTGTTGCAATGGACCCTCTCCTTTCTTCTGGAGCATCTCAATGTATTACCTTGCCGCCATTTCCTGGTAGGGAATGTACAATAGAAGGAAGTGCTGATCCACAAAACCTTTTATTTGGTGTTAACATAGAGCCCTCCTCACTTCTAATGCATAACGGGATGTCAAGCCTTAAGGGGATCAGCAGCAATAGTGGCTCATCAACCATACCTTTTCAATCTTCTAGGTATCTGAATACCACAGGCAATGATTCTTCATTGAATCCTGGATTGACACAAAGTATTGGTGAATCAGGCTTCCTGCAAGCTCCAGAAAATGGAGATCAAGGAAACTCACCTTCCAGAACCTTTGTGAAG GTTTACAAGTCAGGGTCCTTCGGAAGATCGTTGGATATCACGAAATTCTCCAACTACCACGAGCTACGCAGCGAGCTTGCTCGCATGTTTGGCCTTGAAGGTGAGTTGGAGGTCCCTGTAAGATCAGGCTGGCAGCTTGTATTCGTTGACCAAGAGAATgatgttcttcttcttggtgATGGCCCCTGGCC GGAATTTGTAAATAGTGTCGGGTGCATCAAGATACTTTCCCCTGAGGAAATGCAGCAAATGGGAAACAATGGCCTTGGGCTTCTGAACTCCGTTCCAATTCAGAGGCTCTCTAATGGCTTCTCTGATGACTACACTGGCCCTGACGACCCTAGAAATTCAAGCTCTGGGATAACAACCGTGGGGTCTTTAGACTACTGA
- the LOC130716164 gene encoding putative hydrolase C777.06c, whose protein sequence is MATESALIFLGTGCSSSIPYTRCLIRPPNPPCHVCTQSLTLPPLRNPNYRCNTSLLIDYCPNDATHKYILIDCGKTFRETVLRWFVFHHIPRIDSIVLTHEHADAVLGLDDVRAVQPFSPTNNIDPTPIYLTQHSMDSLEKKFPYLVPTKPKEGQEIRRVAQFCWNIIAEDCKQPFVASSLKLIPLPVMHGEDYICLGFLFGEKSRVAYISDVSRIPASTEYVISKSGAGQLDLLILDALYKTGSHNVHFCLPQTLETVKRLCPKKTLLVGMNHEFDHHKDNEFLMEWSRREGISVQLAHDGLRVPINL, encoded by the exons ATGGCAACCGAATCGGCATTGATATTCCTAGGCACTGGTTGTTCCAGCTCCATTCCCTACACAAGGTGCCTCATTCGCCCACCAAATCCACCATGCCATGTCTGCACACAATCACTCACTCTTCCACCTCTTCGAAACCCTAACTACAG GTGCAACACATCCCTGTTAATTGATTACTGTCCAAACGATGCCACCCACAAATACATATTGATTGATTGTGGGAAGACTTTCCGGGAAACAGTGCTCAGGTGGTTTGTTTTTCATCACATTCCCAGAATTGATTCC ATTGTTTTGACTCATGAGCATGCTGATGCAGTCCTTGGATTGGATGATGTTCGTGCTGTGCAGCCGTTTAGTCCCACGAATAATATTGATCCCACTCCGATATACTTAACTCAGCATTCGATGGATAG CTTGGAAAAGAAGTTTCCTTATTTGGTTCCGACAAAACCcaaagaaggacaagaaatacGAAGGGTTGCTCAGTTTTGCTGGAACATAATTGCTGAGGATTGTAAACAGCCATTTGTTGCATCTAGCTTAAAACTGATTCCTTTACCA GTAATGCATGGAGAGGATTACATCTGTCTGGGCTTTCTTTTTGGTGAGAAAAGTAGGGTGGCTTATATATCTGATGTTTCACGGATACCAGCTAGTACAGAGTATG TTATTTCAAAAAGTGGAGCTGGACAGTTGGATCTTCTTATATTGGATGCGTTGTATAAG ACTGGATCACATAATGTTCACTTTTGTCTTCCCCAG ACTCTTGAAACTGTAAAGAGGTTGTGTCCAAAGAAAACCCTACTAGTTGGTATGAATCACGAGTTTGATCACCACAAGGACAATGAGTTTTTGATGGAGTGGTCCAGAAG GGAAGGAATATCAGTGCAGCTTGCTCATGATGGTTTGAGAGTACCCATAAACTTATAA
- the LOC130716160 gene encoding flocculation protein FLO11, translating to MEYERIQKVQAGIISPSKLRMKLLGPRKKDGSNSNSSRTSPSRIEDAEFVNSLLSSNSDNLDDEVTSPSLEVLSLKPSSDAVLNQRQSDHTSHEPKETMPRENGDTVRVKTQHFHKLDTGSSSAIHPMRTTEDENLDYDSNASSSSFEFDKGERPVSNPATRSRLRPIPSKWNDAEKWIMNRQNTQASYSKKNINVHGLANRLQASMVRVAPESGNYDHKLPATKVTETKRVDFCQPASHAGFEKFSFVPSDAHSVSGQAHGRIPVAESFPQSKDLKEVNDLGLSCSSSTENETGIPGIRSVAMRDMGTEMTPVPSQEPSQTATPVGSATPIRSPTSSVPSTPRRGAPAPTPLGNTSDEDSQFPAVKSNKHLSEEEMKLKTRREIAALGVRLGKMNIAAWASKDDQENKKPSAAETNAREQERIEIEKRAALWEEAEKSRHTARFKREEIKIQAWESQEKAKLEAEMRRTEAKVEQMRAQTHAKMVKKIAMARQRSEEKRAAAEARKNREAERTAAQAEYIRQTGKLPSYTHICCGWL from the exons ATGGAGTACGAGAGAATACAGAAAGTTCAG GCTGGAATAATTTCTCCCAGTAAACTAAGGATGAAGTTGTTGGGGCCTAGGAAGAAGGATGGATCCAACAGTAACTCATCCAGAACTTCCCCTTCAAGAATTGAGGATGCTGAATTTGTGAATAGCTTACTTTCCTCAAACAGTGACAACCTTGATGATGAAG TTACATCTCCAAGCTTAGAAGTCCTATCATTAAAGCCATCAAGTGATGCAGTACTGAATCAGAGACAGAGTGACCATACTTCTCATGAACCAAAGGAGACAATGCCTAGGGAAAATGGTGACACAGTACGCGTAAAAACGCAGCATTTTCATAAGCTTGACACTGGAAGTTCAAGCGCAATTCACCCGATGAGAACAACAGAAGATGAGAATCTTGACTATGACAGCAATGCTAGCTCATCAAGTTTCGAATTTGATAAAGGAGAGAGACCAGTGAGCAATCCTGCAACAAGATCCCGATTGAGACCAATTCCTTCTAAGTGGAATGATGCGGAAAAATGGATCATGAACAGGCAAAATACACAAGCAAGTTACTCGAAAAAGAATATCAATGTACATGGCCTAGCGAATCGCTTGCAAGCGAGTATGGTGAGGGTTGCTCCCGAGTCTGGTAATTATGATCATAAGCTCCCAGCAACCAAGGTGACGGAAACAAAGCGAGTCGATTTCTGTCAACCAGCATCGCACGCGGGATTTGAGAAATTCTCTTTTGTTCCATCTGATGCTCATTCAGTTTCAGGTCAAGCACATGGAAGAATCCCAGTGGCAGAGTCTTTTCCCCAAAGCAAAGATTTAAAGGAAGTAAATGATTTAGGTTTATCTTGCTCAAGTAGTACAGAGAATGAGACAG GGATTCCTGGGATAAGATCTGTTGCCATGAGGGACATGGGAACTGAAATGACCCCGGTGCCGAGTCAAGAACCTTCGCAGACAGCTACTCCTGTAGGTTCAGCAACTCCGATACGCAGCCCAACTTCCTCAGTGCCCTCCACTCCTAGGAGAGGCGCACCTGCCCCTACACCTTTGGGCAACACAAGCGACGAGGACTCACAGTTTCCAGCTGTAAAAAGCAATAAACATTTGTCTGAAGAGGAAATGAAGCTCAAGACAAGGAGGGAGATTGCAGCCCTCGGCGTGCGGCTTGGTAAGATGAACATTGCTGCATGGGCAAGCAAAGATGATCaggaaaataaaaaaccttCTGCAGCCGAAACAAATGCCCGGGAACAGGAgcgaattgaaattgaaaaacgTGCCGCATTGTGGGAGGAAGCTGAAAAATCTAGACATACTGCAAG ATTTAAGCGTGAGGAAATCAAAATTCAAGCATGGGAAAGTCAGGAAAAGGCAAAATTAGAAGCAGAAATGAGAAGAACTGAG GCCAAAGTTGAGCAAATGAGAGCCCAGACACATGCAAAAATGGTGAAAAAGATTGCTATGGCAAGGCAAAGATCAGAAGAAAAACGTGCGGCAGCCGAAGCTAGAAAAAATCGAGAAGCAGAAAGGACTGCAGCTCAAGCAGAATACATACGCCAAACAGGAAAATTGCCATCTTACACTCACATTTGTTGTGGTTGGCTGTGA